In Dermochelys coriacea isolate rDerCor1 chromosome 4, rDerCor1.pri.v4, whole genome shotgun sequence, the sequence ATTCCGTCTTAAAGGCTTTGTTAGTATCTGCGGGCATGGCCATTGCTGCTCCTGTCATCTGTTCCTGCATTACCCTAGATTGGCTCTCAATCCCGGAAGCGGAGTCAAGGCGAAGGAATCTACTCTAAAGATGAGCGaaccagagctgctgctggatTCCAATATCCGGTTATGGGTGGTTCTTCCAATTGTTTTCATAACATTCTTTGTTGGGATGATTCGTCACTACGTATCCATCTTGCTCCAAAGTGACAAAAAGCTCGCTAGGGAACAAGTGTCTGACAGCCAAGTCCTAATTCGAAGCAGAGTCCTcagagaaaatggaaaatacaTTCCAAAACAGTCTTTCCTGACACGGAAGTATTTCTTTAATAACCCAGaggatggattttttaaaaaaacaaaaaggaaggtaGTGCCCCCTTCTCCAATGACAGATCCTACTATGCTGACGGATATGATGAAAGGGAATGTAACCAATGTTTTACCCATGATTCTTATCGGCGGTTGGATCAACATGACGTTCTCGGGATTTGTAACAACAAAGGTACCATTTCCCCTGACGCTGCGCTTTAAACCAATGCTGCAGCAGGGAATTGAGCTGCTCACTTTGGATGCATCCTGGGTGAGTTCTGCTTCATGGTACTTCCTGAATGTGTTTGGACTTAGAAGCATTTATACGCTCATCCTGGGTCAAGATAATGCTGCAGACCAATCTAGGGTAATGCAGGAACAGATGACAGGAGCAGCAATGGCCATGCCCGCAGATACTAACAAAGCCTTTAAGACGGAATGGGAAGCTTTGGAATTGACTGATCATCAGTGGGCATTAGAGGATGTGGAAGAAGAGCTCATGGCAAGAGATCTCCACTTTGAAGGCATGTTTAAGGAAGAGTTACAGACGTCTATCTTCTGAAAGCAGAGATGAGTTTTCATGCAAaggcgtttaaaaaaaaatcggttacttactctaataaatttgttagtctctaagctgccacaagtactccttttctttttgctttgatgCTGTGATATACAGGTAGTAAATAATGcatgaaaagaaaaatccagtGTTTGGTCTCTATCTTATTCTCAAAGTCCTCTGAACTaatatgacattttaatttaTGTGACTTTGGATAACACaagttcttttcttctcttctataCTTTTATGATCCATGTTTATGGTATGTTTTAACATTGGATCAATGAATCCTGTTATTTGTATGCAGTGTTCTGTAGAGCTTTCTAAATGTACACAGTTTaccttttattaattaaaaaggtCAAGTGTTTGAAAGAATGATTGTTTGTAAGGAAAAGATTATCTTAAAAAGCCCCAGAAATAACCTATA encodes:
- the LOC119854433 gene encoding ER membrane protein complex subunit 3-like — encoded protein: MSEPELLLDSNIRLWVVLPIVFITFFVGMIRHYVSILLQSDKKLAREQVSDSQVLIRSRVLRENGKYIPKQSFLTRKYFFNNPEDGFFKKTKRKVVPPSPMTDPTMLTDMMKGNVTNVLPMILIGGWINMTFSGFVTTKVPFPLTLRFKPMLQQGIELLTLDASWVSSASWYFLNVFGLRSIYTLILGQDNAADQSRVMQEQMTGAAMAMPADTNKAFKTEWEALELTDHQWALEDVEEELMARDLHFEGMFKEELQTSIF